A segment of the Triticum urartu cultivar G1812 chromosome 1, Tu2.1, whole genome shotgun sequence genome:
gaaccgggactaaaggcccttacgaaccgggactaaaggccctttttctaccagtgataCTTTCTCAAGCGCTTAGTTGCCTCAGGACCTTTTGAATATTTCAGTGAGTCCTTTCTTACACTGAAACCACGCTCGTACGCATACTGATTATAGAAATTGTAAGCATCTCTTAGTGACTTGAACGTCTTCCTCATGACCTTCCAATGCATGTCCAATGATTCTTGCTGATATTCATCAAATCCGATGTCAAAATTAAACAGATCATCACCAACATGCTCATCATTCCCGCTTGTACCATCTACATCTCCCTCTAAATTAATGCATTAAACCATTTATGTCAGTCagttataattttaaaatgtacTAGAGTGATGTAAGTTTCAAAACTTACTTTGCTGGAGCTGTCATCATGAGATGCATCAACGTGCGATTTGTCACTTTCATCGTCCACAATATTCCTCACAAAGTCCCCGTCCTCGTCCATCTGCGTGCATTGCAAAAAAAACATGTAAGCGCTCATATGGTTATTATGTCATTTCTTCTCTGATTTTATTAATAACATACCCGGAGTGCACTTTCAGCAAATGAATCATCTATAtccatatcatcatcatcatcgccatGTCGCTGCATCATGCAAAAAAATATTAAATTTTCCGTGCGGTCTATCATATTTACCCCCTCATATTTATTGTTTCATCAACATTGATCACACTTACATTGCCACTATAAGATTCATCCAAACTCATGTAGTTCTCCTCACGAGGTTCATCCATATTCCGTGACGAGGTTTCGTTGTCCTCGCCGTAATCATCGCCATCATAATCTCCCTCCTCCTCTAACTATATATAGTTAAAAAAAATTGTACGATGAATCAAACGCCGTGTAACATCATCCCTAAAACAACTATCTTATCAAGCACAACAATGTCTCAAACCAACCTCTTGCACGGCGGCGAGGATTTCAGCTGGATCCATTTCCTCCGATGACGAACGTGATGACGGCGTGACGTTGCTGGCCGGCGGAGGCAGGTGTCGACGGCGTGAGGACGATGGCTGGTCATAGTAGGCGTAGTGCGCGGAGGGAGGCGGAGACGTAGATCGCGGGTGGGCGGCCATCTGGGCGACGGGAATGGAATGAAGCGGCGGGCACGCGCGCCGGCAGCGGTAAAGGCGCCGGGGCACGCGCGGCGGCCTGTTTGGGCCGCGACTCGGGCGACGGCGACTTCGTGCAGATGGGGGCTGTAaggacatatttatccctaagtgttttggtgattgatgacaacgcatttgcggactaatcatgtgccaTGAGTTTTCCAGACTCTTCtctgctaggcacaagacgattgggtgcccctcgaagactgacgaagacggcgtcttttctacgtttctttttggtggatttgagtcgtaggaaagccgtactattaagagggggtccgcgttggaaaggtttgggtggaatcatcacgtacacgtctccttttatcccctccttcttccttggagcttcctccgtttttcCTGCCTCCTTTGACTGGCTGCTGTtgtggttgcggtagtactgctcctggatcaacggtagtaccgtgggcatccacggtagtaccgcgcggtggcgcggtagtaccgctggtgctcacggtagtaccgctcccctggagccgcactaccgctgcccaccaggctagtgccgcccctttgcggtagtaggagcggatgtaattttttacatccgcacctgccgcggtagtaccgctttcgccgtgcggtagtgccgcgctatgcggtcaggcagtagtaccgtcccttggcagtactactgtgtcgagtttttgctacttccgtttttttacggaagtaggcacggaagttcccCTTCCCCCTGGACGGGACTTTTGCCTTACGGTAGTACCGCAttgggggcgcggtagtaccacgcgtgcggaagtaccgcccccagctTGCGTCTGTTTCCCTGGCTGGGGTCGCGGCAGTACCGTGGGACGGTACGGTAGTCCCGCActgccgtgcggtagtaccgcttggttgcaagcagtagtaccgcgcggccttgcggtagtaccactggccaggcacggtagtaccgctggccgcgggctggttggtgggtaacggttggatcttttccacacactatataaagggtctccttcttccccgttgactcacctcttccaccattaaagctccattattgctccaagctccattttcgcccgatctcactccctagccaaccaaacttgttgattgctcgggagtggttgagaaggccccgatctacacttccaccaagagatatttgattccccctactaatcccttgcggatcttgttactcttgggtgtttgagcatcctagacggttgaggtcaccgcgaagccatagtccattgtggtgaagcttcatggtgtcgttgggagcctccaattgagttgtggagattgccccaacctcgtttgtaaaggttcggtcgccgcctccaagggcaccaatagtggaatcacgacatctcgcattgtgtgagggcgtgaggagattacggtggccctagtggcttcttggggagcattgtgcctccacaccgctccaacggagacgtacttcctctcaaagggaaggaacttcggcaacacatcctcgtctccaacgtctccactcttggttatctcgtgcctttacttgtgtagcttatttgtttcatatatcttgcttgcttgtgttcctatttgtgttgcatcatataggttgctcatctagttgcatatctagacaacctactttgatgcaaagtttaaattgctaaagaaaagctaaaaattgttagttgcctattcaccccctctagtcaaccatatcgatcctttcaattggtatcagagcctcgtctctttattaaggacttcaccgtccaaagagtatggttgataccgtagacggtgcggaggaacactccggtgtgaatcctatctcgtctacgggcgatgggggaacttcggtctctcgtgaggagttcaatgtggccttggagacattgaaaatctccatgacgaccgaagttgaaaacatgtttactaaatttcttgaggggcttaaactatccaccgcaccgttgaaagtgggtgatcccgccatcaaggtgtcggatgctatccccgacaagggggaagctagtagtgaaaaggctccttctagtggcaagaatggcaccgacatctttgcccatgtggaaccaccacttgtttatggtggaccggttccttccactcatttgaatcatgccggtcccccctaagattgtgaaaaatgaggattttgattcttgggtttaccgctttaaacgtcatttaaatcatgtgaacactaacctttggagaatcattgaagaaggtttctatccacatgatccaagcaacttcactcctcgagaagccgcggacaatcaattcaatgagaatactctcttcatcattcaagatgcaattccacccgaagacctacctcatcttcgtcccttcgccttggccaaagatgcatggcattgtgtcgtgtctctctaccggggaagcgcaagcattcaacgctccaactatgaagtggtacaagatgaggccgatgagtttgcaatgaaggaagatgaagaacctcgtgagctttatcggagagtaaccaaactcgcggtctcactacgagatcacgggagcaaggacacggatgacaattggatcaagcgcaaattcctcaaggcaatgatgccctaccacaaggccatgtcttccgtcattcgtcaaagatcggacttccacactttgacctcaagcgaagtgttggatgagtttgtgtccatgaacattttggacaagaccgccgacaatgcggtgctccgttctcaacgggcaaagaagcctaaccttgcattgaaggccaagctcaccgtggaagaagaagaagaggaagaagaggagagcaaccccgaagatacgaagtatgcatatcatgaacacatggcacttgcttcaaggcaattttggagcaagaaaaactcgaggcccaattttagcaaaaacaactcgagtggcacaaggggcaagcaacgtgtaaggacttgctacaattgcggcaacgtgagtcatttcgttgcggaatgcccgtatgagaagagggaagacaatggtggcaaactcatccgaaaggacaaggccaagtcgttccccaacaagaacaacttcaccaagaagacacctcccaaggctttggttgtgcaagaagagtacaatgaggatgatgatgatgatgatgatgatgatgagtcggttgccatggcctccgttgccattgcaacaacgtcacgggtgtctctctttgactcacccaacgagagcatcaccgccaagtgcctcatggctaaagccaccaacaaggtaacctccaacatcaaaactaccatcattaatcatccttctctgatggatagcattaatgaacttgagggagctaatgtggaggctaacgagtttgaggcctttatgggaaaactcaagggaaaatccaagaagcactttgttgctctcttggaacaactgggtgaggccaatgacatgatcgaggctcacgaagacaccatctctaagatggaagggcatagtcatgactatgccgatgagattttggatctttccaatgctcttgaggaagagcgtggtcttcgtttggctcttgaggagtcacacaacgttgatcatgctaagttaaagaaagattatgatcatgccctcattgtttctcgtgtgctaaattccgagaaggccaaactcggggttgatcttgctagactcagagaggagtttgatatacttgacaaggcccacgaggccttgaagggtattcatgctagtctcaaggagtctcatgatcaactccaagtgaagctaactaaggagaaagcaacttttcctcatatggttttaattgataatgcaaatgctactaacacgtgttgtgagcatatacatcttgttgaggaaaatgcgaAGTTGAAGGAGCAAGTTGAGAAAGGTCTTgagacttgcatacaaggcaagaagaacctcaacgatctcttgatcaaccaaaagggaggtgtggccaaggaaggggttgggtacgtgcccgactccaagaacaagaagaagaatgacaagaccaaacgacctcctcccctcatgcaaacctttgtgagggagggagagagtgcccctaaggagaagaagaagaacaatgtcaagaagggcaatgtcatccctctcaacaaagccggcgattttaacccttcttatgtgttatgccgtgctagtgatgggcatgtttatgccaaatttgttggttctcttcatgaatacattgaatggtctatttgggttccaaaaacccttgttactaacatcaaaggacccattacaaaatgggtacctaaaaccaagcattgatctcttgtaggtgtttgcttccggtgggggatcatggtttctcgatagcggagctacaaatcatatgaccggaagcaaggacttggtggtggacgtgcacaaggttccatctatgcccaccaatgtcgagtggggtgacgcctcatcttctaaggtattgggacttggcaaagtggtcatctctcatgatctcacgatcgagaaggtcatgcttgttgagtcccttgcatacaatttactttccgttcgtcaacttgctatcatgggctttgccactttctttgatatcgataccgtggccctcttgtggagcaagactcttaaagtagcctttgttgggcatgtcgagaacggtctatatgtgattaacttttcggagcgacccactaagaccgcgacatgcctaatggctaaagttgatgtgggatggctttggcctCGCCGTTTAgctcatgtcaatatgagatctttgcaaagtctcctcaagggagaccatgtccgtggactaacgaatgttagttttgctaaagatcgtgcttgcagtgcctgtatcgaaggaaagctacatgagaaggttcaccctcccacgactatcatttattcaaagaggcctttggagctccttcacatggatctctttgggcctccatccttcgatagtcttggaggtaggaagtattgcttggtgattgtggatgactactcaaggtacacgtgggtgtatttcttcaagaggaagagcgagacccaacaaaccgtcattgactttgcaaatgaagcacaacgtcaacacaatgcaaagatcttgacaataagaagtgacaacggcaccgaattcaagaactacaccttggatgagtttcttagtgacgagggaatcaagcatcaatattccgcaccctacacccctcaacaaaacggtgttgcggagaggaagaaccggacgttgatggatgtgGCAAGGActatgatggcggagttcaagtctccttacaacttttgggccgaagccatcaacacctcgtgtcatgcatcaaatcggctctacctccgcaagggcttgaacaagactccatatgaaatactcaccggtaacaagcccaacctcaagtactttcaggtattcgggtgtaagtgtttcattctcaagaaaggtgttcggttgtctaaatttgaggctagagcttatgagggcatatttgttggttatgctacaaactctcatgcttaccgtgtcctcaataaatccacgggacttattgaggagacgtgtaacgtggagtttgatgagaataacggctcccaagtggagcaaagtggcacttgtgatgtaggtgatgaaattcctcctcaagccataagaagaatgggtgttggtttcatcctacccattgaggaaccccttgtggccgaaggagaaggacaatgctccactcaagtggagccatcaccaacccaaggcccacacgcttccgaagaacaaagtgaaggccctcaacctcatgaacaagaccaagggctagatcatactcaagatggtgtggacacaccaagtgatgcccaaggtcaagttctctcccccgagcaagttcaagatcaagaacaagttcatgacggcgctcaagatgatcaagtaaccgctcctcatctcaccaccgaggaggaattagagcgtcgtgccgccaaggttgcttccaagctctccaccaaggattatctcatgacgaatgtgcttggaagcttaagaaagggggtaagcactcgtagacaattagcaaattattgtgagcatcacgcgtttgtctcttgtgtggaaccccacaaggtctatgaggcgctagaagacccggattggctcaatgccatgcacgaagaaatcaacaacttcgagcgcaacaaagtgtggagattggtgccaaggccaacggggaaccacattgtcattggaaccaagtggatattcaagaacaagcaacatgcccatgggattatcattcgcaacaaggctcgtttggtagcacaaggctactcccaggtcaagggtatcgactacggtgaaacctttgctcccgttgctcgtcttgaatccattcgcatgttgattgcatatgcttctcatcataactttaagttacaacaaatggatgtgaagagtgcttttcttaatggtcccattaatgaattggtgtacgtcaagcaaccccccgggttcgaggatccctactttcccgatcatgtgtatcaactcgataaggcactctatggccttaaacaagccccacgtgcgtggtatgaccaccttaccgagttgttacaagaccgtggttttgaagttgggctaatcgaccccactctttttactaagaaggtcaaaggggagttgtttgtgtgccaattatatgttgatgatattatctttggttctcctaacaaagctttcaatgaggaatttgccgctctcatgacctcaaagttcgagatgtcctccatgggagagttgaagttctttctagggttcgaagtaaagcaaagaagagaaggaaccttcatcaatcaatccaaatacactcaagacatgctcaagagattcaagctaagtggcgtcaagccggcttccactccaatgcccaccaagtgtcaacttgacttagatcccaatggtaaagtggtggatcaaaaggtatatcgttccatgattggatccttgctttacctttgtgcatctagaccggacatcatgttgagtgtgggaatttgtgcacggtttcaagccgcacctaaggaaagtcactatgtggcggtcaaacgaatctttcgatatttggctcataccccaaactttggcttatggtactcaagaggatcaaacttcaagcttgtagggtactcggattccgattgggcgggagacaaagtggataggaagtccacttcaggagggtgccaattccttggttgctctttggtaagttggtcttccaaaaagcaaagttgtttgtctctctcgtccaccgaagcggagtatgttgcggccggtagttgttgtgcacaactcttatggatgaggcaaactttaaaggattatggtgtcacttgtgataaagtgcctctttggtgtgacaatgaaagtgccatcaagatctctctcaacccggtgcaacacttcaagacgaagcatattgagatccggtatcacttcatccgggatcacattaggcgaggagagatcgagctcaactacgtcaacactcatgacaaccttgcagatatcttcacgaagcccttggatgaagcgatatttcgcgagttaaggcatgagctaaatatcatcgatttgagcaatgttgcttgaacccttgcacaccccaccatactcaacgtgttgtcctatttagatgtaggcatggacatagggggagtgatgttctctcaatgaactct
Coding sequences within it:
- the LOC125532683 gene encoding protein FAR1-RELATED SEQUENCE 11-like; its protein translation is MAAHPRSTSPPPSAHYAYYDQPSSSRRRHLPPPASNVTPSSRSSSEEMDPAEILAAVQELEEEGDYDGDDYGEDNETSSRNMDEPREENYMSLDESYSGNRHGDDDDDMDIDDSFAESALRMDEDGDFVRNIVDDESDKSHVDASHDDSSSKGDVDGTSGNDEHVGDDLFNFDIGFDEYQQESLDMHWKVMRKTFKSLRDAYNFYNQYAYERGFSVRKDSLKYSKGPEATKRLRKYHCVCYVCARAGKRQAKRCTMEGRTRRLRGETRCFCDAHITLKLDKERDVWYVSSFNDDHSHVLARPDEVTFLRSHSQIKEYQKAEILTMAGAGIRKHMIYDQLVSRFGSYAKAGFGRKKLYNMCYREKMKLLAQGDADTAIGIMMTRKERDPDFFFEHTVDAVGQCRRSCLTSDWPAHLWAIFFVEKEIKNVGVIISDGDK